Proteins co-encoded in one Afipia sp. P52-10 genomic window:
- a CDS encoding LuxR C-terminal-related transcriptional regulator codes for MRGQSEVLELSASLGKISDLDEAMDQLRLIGRAIGIPVVSFLDDLSSQSSEPVFAGRARHAPSQTFIDFQRIWNERQYRFKSPVYLACRTEYLPFIWQVNGRGPATMGVEAAQKNIEFVRGYGVLGGICVPIHAPRGRVGCLHFIDHKGVDLDQCLEAHRSALIMAGIYLMNLCLNRPASQGAAQPINYLTRREIDCVTLAGHGLTDEEIAKELGFCPGTARFHIDNAIRKLNAQTRVQAVAKAAQLGLIGSIA; via the coding sequence ATGCGCGGGCAATCAGAGGTTCTGGAACTTTCCGCAAGCCTGGGAAAGATTTCGGATCTCGACGAGGCGATGGATCAGCTCCGGCTGATTGGCCGGGCTATCGGTATTCCCGTCGTTTCCTTCCTTGACGATCTTTCCTCCCAGTCGAGCGAGCCGGTATTTGCGGGCCGTGCCCGCCATGCCCCTTCCCAGACTTTCATCGACTTCCAGCGCATCTGGAATGAGCGGCAGTACCGGTTCAAATCGCCGGTCTATCTCGCTTGCCGGACGGAATACTTGCCATTCATTTGGCAAGTGAATGGGCGCGGGCCGGCGACGATGGGGGTCGAAGCCGCGCAGAAGAACATCGAGTTCGTCCGCGGTTACGGGGTGCTTGGCGGTATTTGCGTGCCGATCCATGCGCCGCGCGGGCGCGTCGGCTGCCTGCATTTCATCGACCACAAGGGCGTCGATCTCGACCAGTGTCTGGAGGCTCACCGCTCCGCGTTGATCATGGCGGGCATCTACCTGATGAACCTGTGCCTGAACCGGCCGGCCAGCCAGGGAGCGGCACAGCCGATCAACTATCTGACCCGCCGCGAGATCGACTGCGTGACATTGGCCGGCCATGGTCTGACCGACGAGGAAATCGCCAAGGAGCTCGGCTTCTGCCCTGGCACCGCGCGCTTCCATATCGACAACGCCATCAGGAAGCTGAATGCGCAGACTCGGGTGCAGGCGGTGGCGAAGGCCGCGCAGCTCGGGTTGATCGGTTCGATCGCCTGA
- a CDS encoding response regulator transcription factor, whose amino-acid sequence MRILLVEDQPDMVAALRAALTRHDMVVDQALNLGEAEAILADAGYDAIVLDRQLPDGDGLSLIPKLRANGNRVPVLVLTARGELSDRVAGLDKGADDYLAKPFAFEELLARLRALLRRPANVQSDTVRVGRIAFDFVHREASIGGTVLEMPRRELLVLEALVRRMGRMVQRASLMEAVFGFDDAVQPNALDTHISRLRRKLADADAGVTINGVRGVGYLLRETP is encoded by the coding sequence ATGCGCATTCTGTTGGTGGAAGACCAGCCCGACATGGTGGCCGCGCTGCGCGCAGCGCTGACGCGACACGACATGGTCGTGGATCAGGCGCTCAATCTCGGCGAAGCGGAAGCAATCCTCGCCGACGCCGGCTATGATGCCATCGTGCTCGACCGCCAGTTGCCCGACGGCGACGGCCTGTCGCTGATTCCGAAACTGCGCGCCAACGGCAACCGCGTGCCGGTGCTGGTGCTCACCGCCCGCGGCGAGTTGAGCGACCGCGTCGCCGGCCTCGACAAGGGGGCCGACGACTACCTGGCAAAGCCGTTCGCGTTCGAGGAGCTGCTGGCACGCCTGCGCGCCCTGTTGCGCCGTCCAGCCAACGTGCAATCCGACACGGTGCGCGTCGGTCGGATTGCGTTCGACTTCGTCCATCGCGAGGCCAGCATCGGCGGGACCGTTTTGGAGATGCCCCGCCGGGAGCTGCTGGTGCTGGAAGCGCTGGTGCGGCGGATGGGCCGTATGGTGCAGCGCGCATCGCTGATGGAGGCGGTCTTCGGATTCGACGATGCGGTGCAGCCCAACGCGCTCGACACCCACATTTCCCGTCTCCGCCGCAAGCTCGCTGACGCGGATGCAGGGGTCACGATCAACGGCGTCCGCGGCGTCGGCTACCTGCTGCGTGAGACACCGTGA
- a CDS encoding hydrolase has translation MPIIAKAAPGKQLLTPNDHTLIMIDFQSQMAFATHSIDAVTLRNNAALVANAAAGFKVPTILTTVAEKSFSGPMFDEITAAFPGQTLLDRTSMNTWEDEAVIKQVNAIGKPRIVLSGLWTSVCIVEPALSAIDQGFEVFVIADACGDVSTEAHERAMQRMIQAGAKPITALQYILELQRDWARGETYDLTTGIAKTFGGAYGIGISYAKAMFNAHEG, from the coding sequence ATGCCCATCATCGCCAAGGCGGCACCCGGAAAGCAGCTGCTGACGCCGAACGATCACACCCTGATCATGATCGACTTCCAGTCGCAGATGGCCTTTGCGACCCACTCGATCGACGCCGTGACGCTGCGCAACAACGCGGCCCTGGTGGCGAACGCTGCCGCCGGCTTCAAGGTTCCGACCATCCTCACCACCGTCGCCGAGAAGAGCTTTTCGGGACCGATGTTCGATGAAATCACCGCCGCATTTCCCGGCCAGACGTTGCTCGACCGCACCTCGATGAACACTTGGGAGGACGAGGCGGTGATCAAGCAGGTCAACGCAATCGGCAAGCCGCGGATCGTGCTGTCGGGGCTGTGGACCAGCGTCTGCATCGTCGAACCCGCGCTCTCCGCGATCGATCAAGGCTTCGAGGTGTTCGTGATCGCGGATGCCTGCGGCGACGTTTCGACCGAAGCGCACGAGCGCGCCATGCAGCGTATGATCCAGGCCGGCGCCAAGCCGATCACAGCGTTGCAGTACATCCTCGAGTTGCAGCGCGACTGGGCACGCGGCGAAACCTACGACCTGACGACCGGCATCGCCAAGACGTTCGGTGGCGCCTATGGCATCGGCATCAGCTATGCCAAGGCGATGTTCAACGCGCACGAAGGCTAA
- a CDS encoding sensor histidine kinase KdpD has protein sequence MADPRRDPDARPSPDALLDAARREDSRVGRLKIFVGAAPGVGKTYEMLQQAHARRKDGYDVVVGVVETHGRGETEALLDGLELVPRVRLTYRGQVLEELDLDAVLARRPQIVLVDELAHTNAPGTRHPKRYLDVEELLARGIDVYTTVNIQHIESLNDVVAQITHVRVRETIPDTVFNRADAVELVDLTPDDLIQRLKDGKVYVPRQAERALEHFFSPANLTALRELALRRTADRVDEQLLMQMQAGAIQGPWAAGERIVVCVNEDPRAAGLVRHAKRLSERLHAPFVALCIETRRTLQLSEDERNRIADTLRLAEALGGETATIPSAGRTIADDIVSYAQANNVTQIVVGKSDRPRWFEMLYGSVVHDLVRNAGNISVHVIAGDILPSHSAPGAPAQTAIRRQPFAPGPYVFALLATAVALGLGLLIRPLLGIENVDLMFMIAVLAVAVRYGLAPSLVASVASSLCYNFFFLPPIYTFTIADPTNVAAFVFFAVMAVVVSNVAARVRTQAMTAVLRARTTESLYSFSRKLAGVGTLDDVLWAIAYQTALMLKVRVVLLLPEGDTIAVRGAYPPEDALDDADIAAAKWAWQNDRPAGRGSDTLPGAKRLFLPMRTGRGAIGVVGIDRDKPGPLLTPDDRRLLDALIDQSALAIERVFLVEDMDRVKRTVETDRLRSALLTSISHDLKTPLAAVLGSASTLRDLSGKLREPEKAELLATIIDESERLNRFIANLLDMTKLESGAIMPNAALHDLQEIVDTALRRASKILSAHKVALSFAADLPMVRVDAVLFEQALFNVLDNAAKYAPPGTVVSLQSWRAGDRVVLQILDEGGGIPPAELEHIFDKFYRAQKGDQVRPGTGLGLAIARGFVEAMQGTMTAANRSDRSGAAFTISFPVSADAQPLETAA, from the coding sequence ATGGCCGACCCGCGACGTGACCCTGATGCCCGACCGTCGCCCGACGCGCTGCTCGATGCGGCGCGGCGTGAGGACAGCCGTGTCGGCAGGCTGAAGATTTTTGTCGGGGCAGCGCCCGGTGTCGGCAAGACCTACGAGATGCTGCAGCAGGCGCATGCCCGCCGGAAGGACGGCTATGATGTTGTCGTCGGCGTCGTGGAGACACATGGCCGCGGAGAAACCGAGGCGCTGCTCGATGGGCTCGAGCTGGTGCCGCGCGTGCGGCTGACCTATCGTGGGCAGGTTCTGGAGGAGCTGGACCTGGATGCAGTCCTCGCTCGGCGGCCGCAGATCGTGCTGGTGGACGAGCTTGCGCATACCAATGCGCCGGGCACCCGCCATCCGAAGCGATACCTCGATGTCGAGGAACTGCTCGCACGCGGGATCGATGTCTACACGACAGTCAACATTCAGCACATCGAGAGCCTGAACGATGTGGTCGCTCAGATCACCCATGTCCGTGTGCGCGAGACCATTCCTGACACGGTGTTCAACCGGGCCGACGCGGTCGAGCTGGTCGATCTCACGCCGGATGACCTGATCCAGCGGCTGAAGGACGGCAAGGTCTATGTGCCAAGGCAGGCCGAGCGGGCGCTGGAACACTTCTTCTCGCCGGCGAACTTGACCGCGCTGCGCGAGCTGGCGCTGCGTCGCACGGCGGACCGCGTTGATGAGCAGCTGCTGATGCAGATGCAGGCCGGCGCCATCCAGGGACCGTGGGCCGCGGGCGAGCGCATCGTCGTCTGTGTAAACGAGGATCCTCGCGCCGCAGGACTGGTGCGCCATGCCAAGCGGCTGTCGGAGCGGCTGCATGCGCCGTTCGTCGCGCTTTGCATCGAGACGCGGCGAACATTGCAGCTTTCGGAGGACGAGAGGAATCGCATCGCCGATACCTTGCGGCTCGCCGAAGCCTTGGGTGGCGAGACGGCGACGATCCCCAGTGCCGGGCGAACGATCGCCGATGATATCGTCAGCTACGCGCAGGCGAACAATGTCACGCAGATCGTCGTCGGCAAATCGGACCGGCCGCGCTGGTTCGAGATGCTGTATGGCTCGGTGGTGCATGATCTCGTTCGCAATGCGGGCAACATCAGCGTCCATGTCATCGCCGGCGATATCCTGCCGAGCCATTCGGCGCCCGGCGCACCCGCGCAGACCGCCATACGGCGCCAGCCGTTTGCGCCCGGACCGTACGTTTTCGCGCTGCTGGCGACGGCGGTGGCTTTGGGATTGGGCCTGCTGATCCGCCCGCTCCTCGGCATCGAGAACGTCGATCTGATGTTCATGATCGCGGTGCTCGCGGTCGCCGTGCGTTACGGGTTGGCGCCGTCGCTGGTGGCGAGCGTAGCGTCGTCGCTCTGCTATAACTTCTTCTTCCTGCCGCCGATCTACACGTTCACGATCGCCGATCCGACCAACGTAGCGGCGTTCGTCTTCTTCGCGGTCATGGCTGTGGTCGTGTCGAATGTCGCCGCGCGGGTCCGCACCCAGGCGATGACTGCGGTGCTGCGGGCGAGAACCACCGAGTCGCTCTATTCGTTCAGCCGCAAGCTGGCAGGTGTCGGCACGTTGGACGATGTGCTGTGGGCCATTGCCTATCAGACCGCGCTGATGCTCAAGGTGCGGGTCGTGCTGCTGCTGCCGGAGGGCGATACCATCGCGGTTCGCGGCGCGTATCCGCCAGAGGATGCGCTGGACGATGCCGATATCGCCGCGGCGAAATGGGCATGGCAGAACGACCGCCCCGCCGGTCGCGGTTCCGACACGCTGCCCGGCGCGAAGCGCCTGTTCCTGCCGATGCGCACCGGGCGCGGCGCCATCGGCGTGGTCGGCATCGACCGCGACAAGCCGGGCCCGCTGCTCACCCCGGACGATCGGCGTCTGCTCGATGCGCTGATCGACCAGAGCGCGTTGGCGATCGAGCGCGTGTTCCTGGTCGAGGACATGGATCGCGTCAAGCGTACGGTCGAGACCGATCGGCTGCGATCCGCATTGCTGACGTCGATCTCGCACGACCTGAAGACGCCGCTTGCCGCGGTGCTGGGATCGGCAAGCACCCTGCGCGACCTGTCGGGCAAATTGCGCGAGCCCGAAAAGGCCGAACTGCTGGCGACCATCATCGATGAATCCGAGCGGCTGAACCGGTTCATCGCCAACCTCTTGGATATGACCAAGCTGGAGTCCGGCGCCATCATGCCCAATGCCGCCTTGCACGACCTGCAGGAGATCGTCGATACCGCGTTGCGCCGGGCCAGCAAGATTCTTTCCGCGCACAAGGTTGCGCTCAGTTTCGCTGCCGATCTGCCGATGGTGCGGGTGGACGCCGTGCTGTTCGAACAGGCGTTGTTCAATGTCCTGGACAACGCCGCCAAATATGCCCCGCCCGGTACCGTCGTCTCGCTGCAGAGCTGGCGGGCGGGTGATCGGGTGGTGCTGCAGATTCTGGATGAAGGCGGAGGTATTCCGCCGGCCGAACTCGAGCATATCTTCGACAAGTTCTATCGCGCGCAGAAGGGCGATCAGGTACGGCCGGGCACCGGGCTCGGACTTGCCATCGCCCGCGGATTCGTCGAAGCCATGCAGGGAACGATGACGGCGGCCAATCGCTCCGACCGGTCGGGCGCTGCTTTCACCATCAGCTTCCCCGTCTCCGCCGACGCACAACCGCTGGAAACCGCCGCATGA
- a CDS encoding HAMP domain-containing sensor histidine kinase yields MSLLRPRSLRWRLVGRLVLLQGIVLTGLILLTVLSVAVLWRTGVLGTEYEASTMDALRDSVARDASGNLVLNDTAELAALRAEVANLWFVIRDESGHRLSQGEVPPQLKPIADALDHVSSARLEWSLGEAPLPAGLVRWHDTVAGRVQIMTGTQGNISIRRLVAAAPPLALNVILNVILPVTGIMALATLAATPFVIRRAMTGLGDAAAQAEQIDIDRRGVQLSTQDVPLEIAPLVKAINDALERLDKGYERHKRFLADAAHELRTPIAILTTRLSSLPASAEKTQLLEDATRLTVLTGQLLDLQRLDQHPEQLAPIDLVGVARRVVLDLAPLAFAAGYEMAFEPEQDAGVMARGDQTSLERALTNLVQNAIDHGGRRGTITVRVARAGWIEVCDDGDGIPPNEREQVFEPFHRLKQGGRGAGLGLDLVQRIMHLHGGYAEVADGPSRGACLRMVFPKAATASA; encoded by the coding sequence GTGAGCCTGCTGCGCCCGCGCTCACTGAGATGGCGTCTCGTCGGGCGGCTGGTGCTGCTGCAGGGCATCGTGCTGACGGGATTGATCCTGCTGACGGTCCTGAGCGTCGCCGTCCTCTGGCGCACCGGCGTCCTCGGAACCGAATACGAGGCCAGCACAATGGATGCGTTGCGCGATTCGGTCGCGCGTGACGCCTCGGGCAATCTGGTGCTGAACGACACGGCCGAACTGGCGGCTCTACGCGCCGAGGTCGCCAACCTCTGGTTCGTCATCCGCGACGAGAGCGGTCATCGGTTGTCGCAGGGCGAGGTCCCGCCGCAGCTGAAACCGATCGCCGACGCGCTCGACCACGTCAGCTCCGCGCGGCTGGAATGGAGCCTTGGCGAGGCACCCTTGCCGGCCGGGCTCGTCCGCTGGCACGACACCGTCGCAGGCCGCGTGCAGATCATGACCGGCACGCAAGGCAACATCTCGATCCGCAGGCTGGTGGCGGCCGCGCCGCCGCTGGCGCTGAACGTCATTTTGAACGTCATCCTGCCGGTCACCGGAATCATGGCGCTGGCGACGCTCGCCGCGACGCCGTTTGTCATACGCCGGGCGATGACGGGGCTCGGCGATGCCGCAGCACAAGCCGAGCAGATCGACATCGATCGGCGCGGCGTCCAGCTCTCCACCCAGGATGTGCCGCTCGAGATCGCGCCGCTGGTCAAGGCCATCAACGATGCGCTCGAGCGCCTCGACAAGGGTTACGAGCGCCACAAACGCTTCCTCGCCGACGCTGCGCACGAACTGCGCACGCCGATCGCGATTCTCACCACGCGGCTGTCCTCGCTTCCCGCCAGCGCGGAGAAGACTCAGCTGCTGGAAGATGCGACCCGCCTGACCGTGCTGACCGGTCAGCTGCTCGACCTGCAGCGGCTCGACCAACATCCCGAGCAGCTCGCGCCGATCGATCTCGTCGGCGTCGCTCGGCGTGTCGTGCTCGATCTCGCGCCGCTGGCGTTCGCTGCCGGCTACGAGATGGCGTTCGAGCCCGAGCAGGACGCCGGCGTTATGGCACGCGGCGACCAGACCTCGCTGGAGCGGGCGCTGACCAACCTGGTGCAGAATGCGATCGACCATGGCGGCCGGCGCGGCACCATCACCGTACGGGTGGCACGCGCGGGCTGGATCGAGGTCTGCGATGATGGCGACGGCATCCCGCCGAACGAGCGCGAGCAGGTGTTCGAGCCGTTTCACCGCCTGAAGCAGGGCGGCCGCGGCGCAGGCCTCGGCCTCGATCTGGTGCAGCGGATCATGCATCTGCACGGCGGTTACGCCGAGGTCGCCGATGGTCCCTCCCGCGGCGCATGCCTGCGCATGGTCTTCCCGAAGGCCGCGACGGCCTCCGCGTGA
- a CDS encoding thiolase family protein, translating into MTLKNAAAITGYAEFPPTKNPQGLSSLAIIGRLARETAQDAGFDKSEIDGLLTTTPVDSFSLFWPTVVGENLGMNLRYFDTVELGGASAAGMIWRAAAAIEAGLCRNVLCVIAGVTSGGGSLQVGDLAPAHRQEFDAPFGISQPNAGYALIARRHMHEYGTTAEQMAKIAVDQRTNALRNPIALFGKEPLTIDKVLSSPMVFDPLHLLEIVSRCSGGAAVLVSSRDLARKAKNSPAYLIGAGEAGTHLSIAARKTITDSWVKDSASTAFAMAGVTPQQMDFVQVYDCYTITVLVSLEDMGFCKKGHSGAFAMERDLTFAGDLPLNTNGGQLSVGQPGTAGGMIHIVEAARQLMGRGEGRQIKNANIGIAHGNGGVMGDQVTLVLTNQ; encoded by the coding sequence GTGACTCTCAAGAACGCCGCCGCCATCACCGGCTACGCGGAGTTTCCACCCACCAAAAATCCGCAAGGGCTTTCGTCGCTGGCGATCATCGGCCGGCTCGCGCGCGAAACGGCGCAGGATGCCGGTTTCGACAAGAGCGAAATCGACGGCTTGCTGACGACGACACCGGTGGATTCCTTCAGCCTGTTCTGGCCGACCGTGGTCGGCGAAAATCTTGGCATGAACCTGCGCTATTTCGATACGGTCGAGCTTGGCGGCGCGTCGGCCGCCGGCATGATCTGGCGCGCGGCTGCGGCGATCGAGGCGGGTCTTTGCCGCAACGTGCTGTGTGTCATCGCGGGCGTCACCTCGGGCGGCGGCTCGCTGCAGGTCGGCGATCTTGCGCCTGCGCATCGCCAGGAGTTCGATGCTCCGTTCGGCATCTCGCAGCCGAATGCGGGTTACGCATTGATCGCCCGCCGCCACATGCACGAGTATGGCACGACCGCGGAGCAGATGGCGAAGATCGCCGTCGATCAGCGCACCAATGCGCTGCGCAATCCGATCGCGCTGTTCGGCAAGGAGCCGCTGACCATCGATAAGGTGCTGAGCTCGCCGATGGTGTTCGATCCGCTGCACCTTCTGGAAATCGTCTCGCGCTGCTCGGGCGGTGCAGCAGTGCTGGTGTCGAGCCGCGATCTCGCGCGCAAGGCGAAGAATTCGCCGGCTTATCTGATCGGTGCGGGGGAGGCGGGCACGCACCTGTCCATCGCCGCGCGCAAGACGATCACCGATTCCTGGGTCAAGGATTCCGCCAGCACCGCATTCGCGATGGCCGGCGTGACGCCGCAGCAGATGGATTTCGTGCAGGTCTACGACTGTTACACCATCACCGTGCTGGTCAGCCTGGAAGACATGGGTTTCTGCAAAAAGGGGCACAGCGGTGCCTTTGCCATGGAGCGCGATTTGACGTTTGCGGGGGACCTGCCGCTCAACACCAACGGCGGCCAGCTCTCGGTCGGCCAGCCCGGTACGGCGGGCGGTATGATCCACATCGTCGAGGCGGCCCGTCAATTGATGGGGCGCGGCGAGGGACGCCAGATCAAGAACGCCAACATCGGTATTGCGCATGGCAATGGCGGAGTGATGGGCGATCAGGTCACTCTGGTCCTGACCAATCAGTGA
- a CDS encoding PTS sugar transporter subunit IIA, translating into MIISEFLAERDVLLDLAVADKAALLQRLAAQAAATLEAPSAEIAAALFAREALGSTGTGSGVAVPHARLRRVTRPLGAFARMRQAIAFDAIDDAPVDLVFLLLLPKGNEGRHLSALAAVARKLRNPDMQASLRRARSQAELYAAICL; encoded by the coding sequence ATGATCATTTCCGAATTCCTCGCCGAGCGCGACGTGCTGCTCGATCTCGCCGTGGCCGATAAGGCCGCGCTGCTGCAGAGGCTCGCCGCCCAGGCGGCTGCGACGCTGGAGGCCCCGTCGGCGGAGATCGCGGCAGCGCTGTTTGCCCGCGAGGCGCTCGGGTCCACTGGCACCGGCAGTGGCGTTGCCGTCCCACACGCGCGCTTGCGCCGGGTCACGCGGCCGCTCGGGGCGTTCGCCCGCATGCGTCAGGCGATCGCCTTCGACGCGATCGATGACGCGCCGGTCGATCTCGTGTTCCTGCTGTTACTGCCGAAGGGAAATGAGGGGCGCCACCTCAGCGCGCTGGCCGCGGTCGCGCGAAAGCTCCGCAATCCGGATATGCAGGCGTCGCTGCGCCGGGCGCGCAGCCAAGCGGAGCTGTACGCGGCGATCTGTCTCTAG
- a CDS encoding class I SAM-dependent methyltransferase: MASADILPFFVAWLRNPLRVASITPSSATLASLVTKDISADTGPVMELGPGTGPFTYALLERGVREQDLTLVEYGSDFVRLLQERFPQARVLWMDAATLDKYPLYEGAPVGAIVSGLGILAMPPQKVAAIMKGAFRYLRPGGAFYQITYGPRCPVPDAILDQLDLQARCIGQTYRNVPPASVYRIARRGQVTG, encoded by the coding sequence ATGGCCAGCGCTGATATTCTTCCCTTCTTCGTTGCGTGGCTGCGCAATCCGCTGCGCGTAGCCTCGATCACGCCGTCCAGCGCGACGCTTGCGTCGCTCGTGACGAAGGACATCTCGGCGGATACAGGGCCGGTGATGGAGCTTGGTCCTGGGACCGGGCCCTTTACCTATGCGCTGCTCGAGCGCGGCGTGCGCGAGCAGGATCTCACGCTGGTCGAATACGGCTCAGACTTCGTGCGCCTGCTGCAGGAGCGTTTTCCGCAAGCGCGCGTGCTGTGGATGGATGCGGCGACGCTCGATAAATATCCCTTGTATGAGGGTGCGCCGGTTGGTGCCATCGTCAGCGGTCTTGGCATTCTCGCCATGCCGCCGCAGAAGGTCGCGGCGATCATGAAGGGTGCATTCCGCTATCTGCGGCCCGGCGGCGCATTCTATCAGATCACCTACGGTCCGCGCTGCCCGGTGCCCGACGCCATCCTCGATCAACTCGATCTGCAGGCGCGCTGTATCGGCCAGACCTATCGCAACGTGCCACCCGCATCGGTGTATCGCATCGCCCGACGCGGACAGGTCACCGGGTGA
- a CDS encoding DedA family protein yields the protein MESSDIIALLMSFGILGAGLLALAEKFVPIFPSYVMLMMLGMTARDGAGLVTLVAVTSVGSLVGAVGWYGLGRSLGAQRIEAFVARFGRYVLLKPALYARLAGAYRSNHFWVTLLGQTLPTVRIYLALPAGVLALEPKAFVLATAIGTLIWNMPFLTLGYVLRGSGHDAVQVGFWVAAALIASEILIVLALRMWKRRSPTGARVVAAAPDRIG from the coding sequence ATGGAGTCGTCTGATATCATCGCGCTCTTGATGAGCTTCGGTATCCTGGGGGCGGGCCTGCTCGCGCTGGCCGAGAAGTTCGTGCCGATTTTCCCCTCCTACGTCATGCTGATGATGCTTGGCATGACGGCGCGCGACGGCGCGGGCCTCGTGACGCTGGTGGCCGTCACCAGCGTCGGTTCGCTGGTGGGCGCGGTCGGTTGGTATGGCCTTGGCCGCAGTCTCGGCGCGCAACGCATCGAAGCCTTCGTGGCGCGGTTCGGACGTTACGTGCTGCTGAAACCCGCGTTGTATGCCCGGCTCGCCGGCGCCTATCGCAGCAATCACTTCTGGGTCACGCTGCTCGGTCAGACTTTGCCGACCGTCCGGATTTACCTGGCGTTGCCCGCGGGCGTGCTTGCACTCGAGCCGAAGGCGTTCGTGCTGGCGACGGCGATCGGCACGTTGATCTGGAACATGCCGTTCTTGACCCTGGGATACGTGCTGCGGGGCAGCGGCCATGATGCCGTTCAGGTCGGCTTTTGGGTGGCCGCAGCGCTCATCGCATCGGAGATTCTGATCGTGCTGGCGCTGCGGATGTGGAAGCGGCGTTCCCCCACCGGTGCTCGCGTGGTTGCGGCTGCACCGGATCGCATCGGATAA
- a CDS encoding response regulator transcription factor, which translates to MTGQLKVLVIDDEPPIRKLLRMGLATANYHVIEAPNGKAGLSSLSEQPDLVILDLGLPDIDGHELLRTIRARNDSVPIVVLSSRGDEAGKVRALDYGADDYVTKPFGMDELLARLRAALRHQLQVQGERPVFRVGDLSVDLVRRIVKVGDKDVKLSPKEYDLLRVLVQHAGKVLTHRFLLAELWDDLTDAQYLRVYVRQLRQKIEADPERPHYIQTETGIGYRLRAPE; encoded by the coding sequence ATGACCGGTCAGCTCAAGGTTCTGGTGATCGATGACGAGCCGCCGATCCGCAAGCTGCTGCGGATGGGGCTTGCGACGGCAAACTATCACGTCATCGAGGCACCGAACGGCAAGGCAGGACTTTCGTCCTTGTCGGAGCAGCCGGACCTCGTGATTCTCGATCTCGGCCTGCCGGACATTGACGGGCACGAGCTTCTGCGGACGATCCGGGCACGCAACGACAGCGTGCCGATCGTGGTGCTGTCGAGCCGCGGCGATGAGGCAGGCAAGGTGCGCGCGCTGGATTACGGCGCCGACGATTACGTGACGAAGCCGTTCGGCATGGACGAGCTGCTCGCGCGCCTGCGCGCCGCGCTCCGGCATCAGTTGCAGGTGCAGGGCGAGCGTCCGGTGTTCCGGGTCGGCGATCTGTCGGTCGATCTGGTTCGCCGCATCGTCAAGGTCGGAGACAAGGATGTGAAGCTGTCGCCGAAGGAATACGATCTCTTGCGTGTGCTGGTGCAGCATGCGGGCAAGGTGCTGACGCACAGGTTCCTGCTGGCCGAGCTGTGGGACGACCTGACCGATGCGCAGTATCTGCGCGTCTACGTGCGCCAGCTCCGCCAGAAGATCGAAGCCGATCCCGAACGGCCGCATTACATTCAGACCGAAACCGGAATCGGCTATCGGCTGCGCGCGCCTGAGTGA
- a CDS encoding Zn-ribbon domain-containing OB-fold protein — MNAYTKPLPRPSALSQPFWDGARQSEVRVQTCRACGHAEHPPRVQCTACWSDDLEWVSWAQEGEVYSYTVCHWPTMKEFKADAPYIIAIVELPGGVRLSSNVVDCPLDRIAVGLKVKAVFERATDDVTLIKFKPA; from the coding sequence ATGAACGCATATACCAAGCCATTGCCGCGTCCGTCGGCGCTCTCGCAGCCCTTCTGGGATGGCGCCAGGCAATCCGAAGTCAGGGTGCAGACGTGCCGCGCCTGTGGCCATGCCGAGCACCCGCCGCGCGTGCAGTGCACCGCGTGCTGGAGCGATGATCTCGAATGGGTCAGTTGGGCGCAGGAGGGCGAAGTCTACTCCTACACGGTCTGTCACTGGCCGACGATGAAGGAGTTCAAGGCCGATGCACCTTACATCATCGCCATCGTCGAGTTGCCCGGCGGCGTTCGGCTGTCGAGCAACGTCGTTGACTGTCCGCTCGACAGGATCGCCGTGGGGCTGAAGGTGAAAGCTGTATTTGAACGCGCCACTGACGATGTGACGTTGATCAAATTCAAGCCGGCATAG